A stretch of DNA from Brevibacterium ihuae:
GCTCGTCCAGACGTTCAACCTCTACCAGTCGGCGTCGGCCGCGCTCGAGAAGATCGCCGCGGTCCTCGACACCGAGCCCGCCGTCGTCGAGCCGCGCGCGCCCGCCGAGCTGCCGGCGCACCGCGACGACGCACCGGCCGGCGCGCAGTCCGGTGCACAGCCCGTTTCACAGCCTGCAGCGCGCGCGGCGACCGGCCGGGAGGTGGTGTTCGACGGCGTGCGGTTCGCCTACCCCGGCGGACCCGACATCCTCCCGACCTTCGATCTCACCCTCGATGCGGGCCGGATCGTCGCGCTCGTCGGCGCGACGGGCGCGGGCAAGTCGACGCTCGTCAAGCTCGTCACCCGGTTCTACGATCCGAGCGCGGGGTCCATCCGGCTCGACGGGATCGACCTGCGCGCACTGGCCGATGGGGACCTCCGGCGATCCGTCGTCATGGTGACCCAGGAGTCCTTCCTCATGAGCGGCACGATCGCGGACAACATCCGGATCGGGCGCCCGGACGCCTCCGATGCCGAGGTCGCCGCCGCGGGCCGGGCGGTCGGTCTCGACACCTACGTGTCCCGCCTCCCCGACGGCTACGACACGGACGTGCGCACCCGCGGCGGGCGGCTGAGCTCGGGCCAGCGGCAGCTCGTGTCCTTCGCCCGGGTCTTCCTCGCCGACCCCGACGTCGTCGTGCTCGACGAGGCCACCGCGCACCTCGACATCCCCTCGGAGCGCCTCGTGCAGCGTGCGCTCGAGACCGTGCTCGCCGGTCGGACCGCGATCATCATCGCCCACCGGCTGTCGACGGTGGAGATCGCCGACCGGGTGCTCGTCATGGACGCCGGCCGGATCATCGAGGACGGGGAGCCGGCCGCGCTCATCGCCGGGACCGGCCGTTTCGCAGAGCTCCACCGGGCCTGGCGGGACTCGCTCGTCTGAGGTCGCCGCCGTTGCCGCTTCAGGCCTCTGCGGTGGAGATCTCGAACCGTCCCTCGAGGGCGAGATGCACCGGGCACCGGTCCGCGATGCGGAGCAGGGAGCGGCGCTGGTCCGCGCTCAGCGCCGCGTCGAAGTCGACCGTCCGGGCGATCCGGGTGATCCGGTCGCCGTCGCGCTCGATCTGCCGGAAGGTGAGGTCGACGCGCGTGTCGCCGAGAGCGTACCCCTTGCGCCGGGCGTATATCCCCATCGTCATCGAAGTGCAGGCGCCGAGCGCGGAGAGCAGCAGGTCGAAGGGGTTGGGGCCGGCATCCTCTCCCCCGGCCACCGAATCCGGCTCGTCGGCGATCCAGGTGTGCGAATGCGTCTCGAGCACGGTGCCGAAGTCGGTGCGGCCGTCGGGCCGGGCGAGCACCCGGCCGGGGGCGAGGTCGGCATGGGGCGCCCGGGCATCGTCCGGGGCGTCGATGTAGCGTGCCGCCCAGGCCGCGATGACGCCGGCGGCATAGGCGCCCTGTCCGGGGCCGGTGAGCAGGTGATCCGCCCCGTCGAGGGCGATGAAGCTCTTGGGCTGGTGGGCCGCGCGGTAGATCGCCTGCGCGTTGTAGACGTCGACGATCTCGTCGCTCGGCGAGTGGAGGAGGAGCAGCGGCGTGCGCAGCGCCT
This window harbors:
- a CDS encoding bifunctional alpha/beta hydrolase/OsmC family protein, with the translated sequence MRPRLLIGHSLGGAAVLSVAPEIDGLAAVATIAAPFDPGHVTGLFESAIDDIRREGSAEVMIGGRPVVIGEALLDDICSVEQTKRIEALRTPLLLLHSPSDEIVDVYNAQAIYRAAHQPKSFIALDGADHLLTGPGQGAYAAGVIAAWAARYIDAPDDARAPHADLAPGRVLARPDGRTDFGTVLETHSHTWIADEPDSVAGGEDAGPNPFDLLLSALGACTSMTMGIYARRKGYALGDTRVDLTFRQIERDGDRITRIARTVDFDAALSADQRRSLLRIADRCPVHLALEGRFEISTAEA